In one Pangasianodon hypophthalmus isolate fPanHyp1 chromosome 22, fPanHyp1.pri, whole genome shotgun sequence genomic region, the following are encoded:
- the LOC113532947 gene encoding free fatty acid receptor 3-like yields the protein MAWTDLTNLVLAVDAITLIAGLPANLLALYTFIQKVKQRTTPIDVFLLNLTISDLIFLFFLPFRMKEVTDGKWTMSHFLCALSGFIFYTTIYNSTMLLTAISVERYLGVAFPIKYKLKRHPRNAVIASVIFWVVSMAHCSIVYIMQYYRPDNETLSDQKNKEVCYDEFNKEQLEILLPVRLELFIVLFFTPFIICCFCYIKFIHILSRLPNISPKKRSRAIGLALATLLVFIICFLPYNVSHVVGFIGSFSPSWRVYALLPSTFNACLDPLIFYFSSSALRGTLKHLIRRFNNWMHLSCCWKLFNCSQLKCNAHEESTQSSNDTVD from the coding sequence ATGGCGTGGACAGATCTGACAAATTTGGTCCTGGCAGTGGATGCCATCACACTGATTGCAGGTCTTCCTGCCAACCTGCTGGCTCTCTACACCTTCATTCAAAAAGTGAAGCAGCGAACTACGCCCATCGATGTGTTCTTGCTCAACCTCACCATCTCAGATCtaatcttcctttttttccttccgTTCCGCATGAAAGAGGTGACCGACGGAAAATGGACCATGAGCCACTTTCTCTGTGCACTTTCGGGGTTCATCTTCTACACAACCATTTACAACAGCACCATGCTTTTAACAGCTATCAGTGTGGAGCGCTATCTGGGAGTGGCCTTTCCAATCAAGTACAAACTCAAGCGACATCCTCGAAATGCCGTGATCGCCAGTGTCATATTCTGGGTGGTTTCCATGGCCCATTGCAGTATTGTCTACATTATGCAGTACTACAGGCCCGATAATGAAACTCTCTCTGATCAGAAAAACAAGGAGGTCTGCTATGATGAGTTTAACAAAGAACAGTTGGAAATCCTTTTGCCTGTCCGTTTGGAGTTGTTCATCGTGCTGTTCTTCACCCCTTTTATCATCTGCTGCTTCTGCTACATCAAATTCATCCACATTCTCTCCCGGCTACCTAACATCTCACCTAAGAAGCGCTCCAGGGCCATTGGGCTTGCCCTAGCCACCCTCCTGGTCTTTATCATCTGCTTCCTGCCTTACAATGTGTCCCATGTTGTGGGTTTTATTGGATCATTCAGTCCCTCCTGGAGAGTGTATGCATTGCTCCCCAGCACGTTTAATGCCTGTTTGGACCccctcattttttatttctcctcttCAGCACTTCGGGGGACTTTAAAACACCTGATACGAAGGTTCAACAATTGGATGCACCTGTCCTGCTGCTGGAAATTGTTCAACTGTTCCCAGTTAAAATGTAATGCACATGAAGAAAGCACACAGAGTTCCAATGACACTGTGGACTAG